In Mercenaria mercenaria strain notata chromosome 13, MADL_Memer_1, whole genome shotgun sequence, a single window of DNA contains:
- the LOC123530396 gene encoding uncharacterized protein LOC123530396: MVKAIALNLCTLPYHHQMSMQVPNKSSVLGAGERRQYARIIHPPLVIQVRKLTFTGKVSGYIGVPVPMQGYIGYRSTFTYTGVYKIHGYIGYRYKEVPVPIQGYIGYRYIEVPVHIQGYIGVHVPIQGYKGCRYIGVPVPIQVYIGYRYIGVHVPVPIKDYIGVPVPVPIQRGILDIGVPIQGYIGVHVPIQGYIGVPVPIQWYIGVYRYIGVPVPIQGYTGYRYIGVPVPIQVYIGYRYIGVPVPIQEYIGYRYIGVHVPRQGYMDVGVYRYIGVPVPIQVYIGYRYIGVPVPIQGYIGCRFIGVPVPLQVYIGYRYIGVPVPIQVYTVYRFIEVPIIFRLA, from the exons AATAAAAGTTCAGTTCTAGGAGCAGGTGAGAGAAGACAGTATGCAAGAATTATTCATCCTCCACTTGTGATTCAAGTGAGGAAGTTGACATTTACTGGTAAAGTAAGC GGGTATATAGGAGTACCTGTACCTATGCAGGGATATATAGGATATAGAAGTACTTTTACCTATACAGGGGTGTATAAGATACATGGGTATATAGGATATAGGTATAAAGAAGTGCCTGTACCTATACAGGGGTATATAGGATATAGGTATATAGAAGTACCTGTACATATACAGGGGTATATAGGAGTACATGTACCTATACAGGGATATAAAGGATGTAGGTATATAGGAGTTCCTGTACCTATACAGGTGTATATAGGATATAGATATATAGGAGTACATGTACCTGTACCTATAAAGGACTATATAGGAGTACCTGTACCTGTACCTATACAGAG GGGTATATTGGATATAGGAGTACCTATACAGGGGTATATAGGAGTACATGTACCTATACAGGGGTATATAGGAGTACCTGTACCTATACAGTGGTATATAG GGGTATATAGGTATATAGGAGTACCTGTACCTATACAGGGGTATACAGGATATAGGTATATAGGAGTACCTGTACCTATACAGGTGTATATAGGATATAGGTACATAGGAGTACCTGTACCTATACAGGAGTATATAGGATATAGGTATATAGGAGTACATGTACCTAGACAGGGGTATATGGATGTAG GTGTATATAGGTATATAGGAGTACCTGTACCTATACAGGTGTATATAGGATATAGGTATATAGGAGTACCTGTACCTATACAGGGGTATATAGGATGTAGGTTTATAGGAGTACCTGTACCTCTACAGGTGTATATAGGATATAGGTATATAGGAGTACCTGTACCTATACAGGTGTATACTGTATATAGATTCATAGAAGTACCTATAATATTCCGATTAGCATAA